A window of Candidatus Cloacimonadaceae bacterium genomic DNA:
TACCAAGAGTAGATACACGGAAGTCTATAATGATATCAATGGTGATCTGGTTAACTTCTGGAAGTATATCAAGAACCACCCGGAAGCCTTTGTGACTGAGCTTAACCAGTATCTTATCTCCAGAGAGTTATTCGACAGCTTTGCAGCACATCAACCCAAAACAGAATTGGAAAGAGCTATCCGTTTCTACTTCCAACTCTCCTGCTCTTATGGTTCAAGGTCAAAGAACTTCTGCATTATGCAGGGCTATAAGTATATGCCACTGAGAGGACTGGAAAAGGTCAAAGCAGCTTCAGAACGTCTGCAGCAGGTGATCATTGAAAAGCAGGACTTTGAGAAGATACTGAAGCGGTATGACAGTCCCAATACCTTCTTCTACTTAGACCCACCTTACTTTACAAAGGAGCATTTATACGACAGAGATGATGCAGATGCCTTTTCCAAGCATGAAGAGATGGCAGCCATCCTAAAGAACATCAAAGGGAAGTTCCTGCTGTCCTACAACAATGATCCGTTTATCCGCACACTCTACCAAGGCTTTATTATTGATGAAGTCGAAGCG
This region includes:
- a CDS encoding DNA adenine methylase gives rise to the protein MNSIISWVGGKRLLRKKILPLIPKHDIYCEVFGGAGWVLFGKSSKKEDWQTSTKSRYTEVYNDINGDLVNFWKYIKNHPEAFVTELNQYLISRELFDSFAAHQPKTELERAIRFYFQLSCSYGSRSKNFCIMQGYKYMPLRGLEKVKAASERLQQVIIEKQDFEKILKRYDSPNTFFYLDPPYFTKEHLYDRDDADAFSKHEEMAAILKNIKGKFLLSYNNDPFIRTLYQGFIIDEVEAQYTVSGSFQTQTELLIRNY